Proteins encoded together in one Thermoplasmatales archaeon BRNA1 window:
- a CDS encoding histidinol-phosphate phosphatase family domain/HAD-superfamily hydrolase, subfamily IIIA: MTEVRRAVLVDRDDTLCPDVPHNGDPAKMHVFPFVPAAVKRLNDAGFLVIVVTNQSGIGRGLYSVEDMEATNAEMESQISREGGHIDDVFFCPHRPDEGCSCRKPETGMGEQALSKWGFDPSVSFMVGDSDKDIEFGRRLGLRTIKVSSGHTFADAVEEILSF, from the coding sequence ATGACTGAGGTCCGCAGAGCGGTACTGGTGGACAGGGATGACACCCTGTGCCCGGATGTGCCGCACAACGGCGACCCTGCCAAGATGCACGTCTTCCCGTTCGTTCCGGCGGCGGTGAAGAGGCTCAACGATGCCGGGTTCCTGGTGATAGTCGTCACCAACCAGTCGGGCATCGGCCGTGGCCTCTATTCCGTCGAGGACATGGAAGCGACCAATGCCGAGATGGAATCCCAGATCTCCAGAGAGGGGGGACATATCGACGACGTGTTCTTCTGCCCCCACAGGCCGGACGAGGGATGCTCATGCAGGAAGCCCGAGACAGGGATGGGGGAGCAGGCCCTTTCCAAATGGGGGTTCGATCCGTCGGTCTCGTTCATGGTCGGAGATTCCGACAAGGACATCGAGTTCGGAAGGAGGCTCGGTCTGAGGACGATTAAGGTGTCTTCCGGGCATACCTTTGCCGACGCGGTGGAAGAGATTCTCTCCTTTTGA
- a CDS encoding Phosphoheptose isomerase, which yields MSMKAKTMDSKQIRDELFQRYPALVSCQKEFDEAYSVILDCYRKDGKLMLAGNGGSAADSDHFTGEMTKSFKFSRRLDSGFEQKLESLYGGEGKKLAESLEGGLMCIPITQFAAANTAFMNDVLPEAAFAQLVQTFGRENDVFIGISTSGNSRNIILALMAAKARGVRTVCLTGATGGKCREFADVCICAPETETFKIQEYHLPIYHALCSMVEADLFESKN from the coding sequence ATGAGCATGAAGGCCAAAACCATGGATTCCAAGCAGATCAGGGATGAGCTTTTCCAGAGGTATCCCGCACTGGTTTCCTGCCAGAAGGAGTTCGACGAGGCCTACTCCGTCATTCTGGACTGTTACAGGAAGGACGGCAAGCTCATGCTCGCAGGCAACGGGGGAAGCGCCGCCGACAGCGACCATTTCACCGGCGAGATGACCAAGTCCTTCAAGTTCAGCCGCCGTCTGGACAGCGGCTTCGAGCAGAAACTGGAATCCCTGTACGGGGGCGAGGGGAAGAAGCTCGCTGAGAGCCTCGAGGGAGGCCTCATGTGCATCCCCATCACGCAGTTTGCCGCCGCCAACACCGCGTTCATGAATGACGTGCTCCCCGAGGCCGCCTTCGCGCAGCTGGTGCAGACCTTCGGAAGGGAGAACGATGTCTTCATCGGGATCTCAACATCCGGAAACTCCAGGAACATCATACTGGCACTTATGGCAGCCAAGGCCCGCGGGGTCAGGACCGTATGTCTAACCGGTGCCACCGGGGGCAAGTGCAGGGAGTTCGCCGACGTGTGCATATGCGCGCCCGAGACCGAGACGTTCAAGATCCAGGAGTACCACCTCCCCATCTACCACGCCCTGTGCTCCATGGTCGAGGCGGACCTGTTCGAGTCCAAGAACTGA
- a CDS encoding Acetolactate synthase, small (regulatory) subunit, whose product MFVISLIVKNEFGVMQRVMGEFTRNKINVETIVVGKCEKPGKSRMVLSVIDGGEAKLVMGRLQKLQDVYDCELIPESGQSAYALISTSSGNVGVVGGSDQVEEIIARTEPEKYVKALNAL is encoded by the coding sequence ATGTTCGTCATATCCCTGATAGTCAAGAACGAGTTCGGAGTCATGCAGAGGGTCATGGGCGAGTTCACGCGCAACAAGATCAACGTCGAGACCATCGTCGTTGGCAAGTGCGAGAAGCCCGGCAAGTCCCGTATGGTCCTCTCGGTCATCGACGGGGGAGAGGCGAAACTCGTCATGGGAAGGCTCCAGAAGCTCCAGGATGTCTACGACTGCGAGCTCATACCCGAATCGGGGCAGTCCGCTTATGCCCTCATCTCCACCTCCAGCGGGAACGTCGGAGTGGTCGGGGGGTCGGACCAGGTGGAGGAGATCATCGCCCGCACCGAACCCGAGAAGTACGTCAAGGCGCTCAACGCGCTCTGA
- a CDS encoding branched-chain amino acid aminotransferase, group I, which produces MEKCEKIWLDGKLVNWDDAKVHVLAHALNYGTGVFEGIRVYQTPKGPAIFRLKDHVRRLVDGCKLLGFDMKFGGKQYDFDSICEAIKEAVRANDKVDYVKPCIFLSGEEVGLNPVGVPESFAITCIYMGSYLGKGAASGTKLVTASWQRPDYLCGPAGAKVNGSYVASCLAKREAIRQGAGEALMLNKEGRPAECSGENIFIYKFGKIYTPAVSEGILQGVTRGSIITVARDLGYEVVEAPITRFQLTSADEIWMTGTAAEIAPVTFIDGRQVGDGTPGEISAKIHAKFHEIAEGKDPKYDAWLDYVN; this is translated from the coding sequence ATGGAAAAATGCGAGAAGATTTGGCTCGACGGAAAGCTTGTCAACTGGGACGACGCCAAGGTCCACGTCCTTGCCCACGCCCTGAACTACGGAACCGGAGTCTTCGAGGGGATCCGCGTCTACCAGACCCCGAAGGGACCCGCCATCTTCAGGCTCAAGGACCACGTCCGCAGGCTGGTCGACGGATGCAAGCTCCTGGGCTTCGACATGAAGTTCGGCGGCAAGCAGTACGATTTCGACTCCATCTGCGAGGCCATCAAGGAGGCCGTTAGGGCCAACGACAAGGTCGACTACGTCAAGCCCTGCATCTTCCTCAGCGGAGAGGAGGTCGGGCTCAACCCCGTCGGGGTCCCCGAGAGCTTCGCCATCACCTGCATCTACATGGGATCCTACCTCGGGAAGGGCGCTGCATCCGGAACCAAGCTGGTCACCGCATCCTGGCAGAGGCCCGACTACCTCTGCGGACCCGCCGGTGCCAAGGTCAACGGATCCTACGTCGCATCCTGCCTTGCCAAGAGGGAGGCCATCCGCCAGGGGGCCGGAGAGGCACTCATGCTCAACAAGGAGGGCCGTCCCGCCGAGTGCTCCGGAGAGAACATCTTCATCTACAAGTTCGGCAAGATCTATACCCCGGCGGTCTCCGAGGGAATCCTCCAGGGAGTCACCAGGGGATCCATCATCACCGTCGCAAGGGATCTGGGCTACGAGGTCGTCGAGGCCCCCATCACCAGGTTCCAGCTCACCTCCGCCGACGAGATCTGGATGACCGGAACCGCTGCCGAGATCGCACCCGTCACCTTCATCGACGGACGCCAGGTCGGCGACGGAACTCCCGGAGAGATCTCCGCCAAGATCCACGCCAAGTTCCACGAGATCGCGGAAGGCAAGGATCCCAAGTACGACGCGTGGCTCGACTACGTCAACTGA
- a CDS encoding Glycosyl transferase family 2: protein MAASIMEGFYLSDTDYTMSMDCDFQHPVSAIGDLIAEMDKGADVCVGVRNSRMSMGRKRALGSSAVENFNKLFFRLHGKQTTKDFMSGLFALRCEVFRPVIAGCWDRFEYKGWKVLMDLMKYSDRRVKVSYIRYDFGVRTEGVSHISPKVPIMTFHQLWWFGKVMAKFFCRYYHVDYYEMYPAERKH from the coding sequence TTGGCCGCCTCCATCATGGAGGGATTCTACCTCTCCGACACCGACTACACCATGAGCATGGACTGCGACTTCCAGCATCCCGTATCCGCCATCGGTGACCTCATCGCCGAGATGGACAAGGGGGCTGACGTCTGCGTCGGTGTGAGGAACAGCAGGATGTCCATGGGCCGCAAGAGAGCGCTCGGATCCTCGGCTGTGGAGAATTTCAACAAACTGTTCTTCCGCCTTCACGGCAAACAGACCACCAAGGACTTCATGTCCGGCCTGTTCGCCCTCAGATGTGAAGTCTTCAGGCCGGTGATTGCCGGCTGCTGGGACAGGTTCGAGTACAAGGGATGGAAGGTCCTCATGGACCTCATGAAGTACTCCGACAGGCGCGTGAAGGTCTCGTACATCCGCTACGATTTCGGGGTCCGCACCGAGGGCGTGTCCCACATCAGTCCCAAGGTCCCCATCATGACCTTCCACCAGCTGTGGTGGTTCGGCAAGGTCATGGCCAAGTTCTTCTGCAGATACTACCACGTCGACTATTACGAGATGTATCCTGCCGAGAGGAAACACTGA
- a CDS encoding Glycosyltransferases involved in cell wall biogenesis, with protein MTVVIPTYNEAGNVIPMAKAIRQSYPDVKILFMDDGSTDGTIDLVRNLGDPLTSIFVRE; from the coding sequence ATGACGGTAGTCATCCCGACCTACAACGAGGCGGGCAACGTTATCCCTATGGCCAAGGCCATCAGGCAGTCCTACCCAGATGTCAAGATCCTCTTCATGGACGACGGTTCCACCGACGGTACCATCGACCTCGTCAGGAACCTCGGAGACCCCCTCACATCCATATTCGTCAGGGAATAG
- a CDS encoding Glycosyltransferase, probably involved in cell wall biogenesis — protein sequence MSDMEIAVGICAYNEEQIIERSIRSVYSQKLSGVTVKEVLVVSSGSTDRTDDIVRRLSNEFPNLKLFRQEKREGKNSAINCYLDNKTCDIVVMLNADNAFGTEDSLQKLVEPLFDGHVGITGGHPVPTNDKTTKIGFAVNLMWCMHHQLALQHPKIGELIAFRDIGTRLPTDMQSDEDIIRMRIEDAGMICVYVPDCIVVNRGPETEEDFIKQRVRVNVGECTMKKKYGYEIPTWNKKYLAKAMLASVRELGFHPFKMLYTAKLEKRCRRIAQEHVDRGDDNMSVWDRVDSTKKL from the coding sequence ATGTCCGACATGGAGATCGCCGTTGGAATCTGCGCCTACAACGAGGAGCAGATCATCGAGAGGTCCATCCGCTCGGTCTACTCCCAGAAACTGTCCGGGGTGACCGTGAAGGAGGTCCTCGTCGTGTCCAGCGGAAGCACCGACAGGACCGATGATATCGTGAGGAGGCTCTCTAACGAGTTCCCCAATCTGAAACTTTTCAGGCAGGAGAAGAGGGAGGGGAAGAACTCCGCCATCAACTGCTATCTGGACAACAAGACCTGCGACATCGTCGTCATGCTCAATGCCGACAACGCCTTCGGCACCGAGGATTCCCTCCAGAAGCTTGTCGAACCTCTGTTCGACGGGCACGTGGGGATCACCGGCGGACATCCGGTCCCGACCAACGACAAGACCACCAAGATCGGGTTCGCGGTGAACCTGATGTGGTGCATGCATCACCAGCTGGCGCTCCAGCACCCCAAGATCGGTGAGCTTATCGCTTTCAGGGACATCGGCACCCGTCTTCCCACCGACATGCAGTCGGACGAGGACATCATAAGGATGAGGATCGAGGATGCGGGGATGATCTGCGTGTACGTCCCCGACTGCATCGTCGTGAACAGGGGTCCGGAGACCGAGGAGGACTTCATCAAGCAGAGGGTCCGCGTCAACGTTGGCGAGTGCACGATGAAGAAGAAGTACGGCTACGAGATCCCTACCTGGAACAAGAAATACCTGGCCAAGGCCATGCTGGCCTCCGTCAGGGAACTGGGATTCCATCCTTTCAAGATGCTCTACACGGCGAAGCTCGAGAAGAGATGCCGCCGTATCGCCCAGGAGCACGTCGACAGGGGCGACGACAACATGAGCGTCTGGGACAGGGTCGATTCCACCAAGAAGCTCTGA
- a CDS encoding Nucleoside-diphosphate-sugar epimerase, producing MFGSLLADVLLGKAEEYGFTVAALSRHGKAIEERFSDFVGKGYFEIIEQDVNMPFADRGVFDSIFECASNTCPEQYAGDPIGTVMTNISGLKNSLDVFSGEKGGRFVFTSSVEIYGQNRGDVGKFSEDYCGYIDCNTVRAGYNESKRAGESLCQAYGAVKDIDFIIPRISRSYGPTLRDSDNKALSQFIRNAVSGEDIVLKSAGTQLYSYVYSADAVDAILFLFFNGIRGEAYNVSGREPNLTLKEIAEALADIAGTQLRFEQVSEEENRGYSKATTAVLDISKIKKLGWEPRFGMEEGLRRAVSSFCECR from the coding sequence ATGTTCGGATCGCTCCTTGCCGACGTTCTCCTGGGGAAGGCGGAGGAATACGGTTTCACAGTCGCGGCCTTGTCCCGTCACGGGAAGGCGATCGAGGAGAGATTCTCCGACTTTGTCGGGAAGGGTTATTTCGAGATAATCGAGCAGGATGTCAACATGCCATTCGCCGACAGAGGCGTCTTCGACTCCATCTTTGAATGTGCCAGCAACACCTGCCCAGAGCAGTATGCGGGGGATCCGATAGGCACCGTTATGACGAACATCTCGGGGCTGAAGAACTCCCTCGACGTGTTCTCCGGAGAGAAGGGCGGCAGATTCGTGTTCACGTCCTCGGTCGAGATCTACGGTCAGAACCGCGGGGACGTTGGGAAATTCTCCGAGGATTACTGCGGATATATCGACTGCAACACCGTGCGCGCGGGGTACAACGAATCGAAGCGCGCCGGCGAATCACTCTGTCAGGCATACGGCGCGGTGAAGGACATCGATTTCATCATACCCCGCATCAGCCGTTCTTACGGCCCCACTCTCAGGGATTCGGACAACAAGGCCCTGTCGCAGTTCATCAGGAACGCGGTCAGTGGCGAGGATATAGTCCTCAAGAGCGCCGGCACCCAGCTCTACTCCTACGTTTACTCGGCGGATGCCGTCGATGCGATACTGTTCCTGTTCTTCAACGGGATCAGAGGGGAGGCATACAACGTGTCCGGGAGGGAACCGAACCTCACGCTGAAGGAGATCGCAGAGGCCCTCGCGGACATCGCGGGAACCCAGCTGAGATTCGAGCAGGTAAGCGAAGAGGAGAACAGGGGATACTCCAAAGCGACAACCGCCGTGCTGGACATTTCAAAGATCAAGAAACTCGGATGGGAACCCAGATTCGGTATGGAAGAGGGTCTCAGGCGGGCGGTATCTTCTTTTTGTGAATGTCGTTGA
- a CDS encoding 4-diphosphocytidyl-2-methyl-D-erithritol synthase — MITAILLAGGIGKRVGDPTPKQFLEIKGKPIIAYALDYFQNNQYVDRIAVVCLHTWEERLSEIKEKYNYTKLTHVIPGGKNGMESTYNGLRGIADVMHEDDMVIIHDAVRPLISEDIVDDCIYICKKHGNACSSVAMQETIVRTNDGISGNVNIDRSDVMRVQTPQAYRYGDILSKYEQAYKQGITDSVYANTLYMEMGGRIFFSRGSVYNLKVTMLEDLDYIRLMLEFNDIHKKKIPPA, encoded by the coding sequence ATGATTACCGCGATACTCTTGGCCGGCGGAATCGGCAAGAGAGTCGGAGACCCGACGCCCAAGCAGTTCCTGGAAATCAAGGGCAAGCCCATCATAGCCTACGCCCTGGATTACTTCCAGAACAACCAGTACGTGGACAGGATCGCGGTCGTGTGCCTGCACACCTGGGAGGAGAGGCTCTCCGAGATCAAGGAGAAGTACAACTACACCAAGCTCACCCATGTGATCCCCGGCGGGAAGAACGGCATGGAATCGACATACAACGGCCTCAGAGGCATCGCCGACGTGATGCACGAGGACGACATGGTCATCATCCACGATGCCGTTAGGCCCCTCATCTCCGAGGACATTGTGGACGACTGCATCTACATCTGCAAGAAGCACGGCAACGCCTGCTCGAGTGTCGCAATGCAGGAAACCATCGTCAGGACCAATGACGGAATCAGCGGCAACGTCAACATAGACCGCTCGGACGTCATGCGCGTCCAGACCCCGCAGGCCTACAGGTACGGGGACATCCTCTCCAAGTACGAGCAGGCCTACAAGCAGGGTATCACCGATTCGGTCTACGCCAACACCCTCTACATGGAGATGGGCGGAAGGATCTTCTTCTCCAGGGGATCGGTATACAACCTCAAGGTCACCATGCTCGAGGACCTGGATTATATCAGGCTGATGCTCGAGTTCAACGACATTCACAAAAAGAAGATACCGCCCGCCTGA
- a CDS encoding Glycosyltransferase, with the protein MKIAIVTDSYHPHMDGVIACVDIMEELLNDGEYSAEIVAPDSGNAADHRPNVHYCKSIKLSTYEGYFVPIFPSHTKRILKNMGADVMHAQGYTLMTLKGVIAAHRLGIPVICTFHTLGGDALQYYSPIKIPKNLGVKLSWIYFRQLSKWIDIIVTPSKDTAEELRANGITKEIRAIPTPVDTNRFKPADGSRIRERHCLQGKRVMVHVGRVSFEKEINRIVEIMPRLDEDIVLLVVGKGPAMEPLKQQAKELGVEDRVVFAGFVPDEELTEYYGAGDICIMASRWETECLTVLHALACGLPVACSDARALRDYMTDGYNGFLFGDSPDDIVEAVNKCFASGTSLKENAMKTLEPYSYEAYKEKMHQLYADAIAMKSAEKE; encoded by the coding sequence ATGAAGATCGCAATAGTGACCGACAGTTACCATCCGCACATGGACGGCGTCATCGCGTGCGTCGACATCATGGAGGAACTGCTCAACGATGGTGAATACTCCGCCGAGATTGTCGCCCCGGATTCGGGGAACGCGGCGGACCACCGCCCCAACGTCCACTATTGCAAATCCATCAAACTCAGTACATACGAGGGATACTTCGTCCCTATCTTCCCCTCCCACACCAAGAGGATCCTGAAGAACATGGGTGCGGACGTCATGCACGCCCAGGGCTACACCCTCATGACCCTGAAGGGAGTGATCGCCGCCCATAGGCTCGGCATCCCCGTAATCTGCACATTCCACACCCTCGGCGGAGACGCCCTTCAGTACTATTCCCCGATCAAGATTCCCAAGAACCTCGGGGTGAAGCTTTCCTGGATCTATTTCCGCCAGCTATCCAAATGGATCGATATTATTGTCACCCCGTCCAAGGATACTGCCGAAGAGCTCCGCGCCAACGGCATCACCAAGGAGATCCGCGCCATTCCCACACCCGTCGACACCAACCGCTTCAAACCCGCCGACGGCTCCAGGATCAGGGAGAGGCACTGTCTCCAAGGCAAGAGGGTCATGGTCCATGTCGGAAGGGTCTCCTTCGAGAAGGAGATAAACCGCATCGTGGAGATCATGCCGAGGCTCGACGAGGACATCGTCCTCCTGGTGGTCGGAAAAGGTCCGGCCATGGAACCCCTGAAACAGCAGGCTAAGGAACTCGGCGTCGAGGACAGGGTCGTCTTCGCTGGATTCGTCCCCGACGAGGAACTCACCGAATACTACGGCGCCGGGGACATCTGCATAATGGCCTCCCGCTGGGAGACCGAGTGCCTCACCGTCCTCCACGCGCTCGCCTGCGGACTCCCCGTGGCATGCTCCGATGCAAGGGCCCTCAGGGACTACATGACCGACGGATACAACGGTTTCCTGTTCGGCGATTCGCCTGACGACATCGTCGAGGCCGTGAACAAATGTTTCGCATCTGGCACTTCCCTGAAAGAGAATGCCATGAAGACCCTTGAGCCCTATTCTTACGAGGCCTACAAGGAGAAGATGCACCAGCTCTACGCCGATGCCATCGCCATGAAATCAGCCGAGAAGGAATAA
- a CDS encoding adenosylhomocysteinase: MDELVKKGSLRLHWAYEHMPVIQEIDKKFRKEQPLAGLKIGMALHTEAKTGMLAVTLANAGAEIRLASCNPLSTDDSVAAALREEFGLKVYAKKFESDEEYYANLNSVLDMKPDFVIDDGADLITMAHTSRRDALSNIKGGNEETTTGIVRLKAMAADKKLEFPVMDVNDSKMKYLFDNRYGTGQSVFDGWMNATNLIVAGKNVVVAGYGWCGKGVAMRSKGLGALVTVTEVDPVKAIEARMDGFEVKPMREAVRNADIVLTVTGCKDIVTKEDFLNMKDGCVMGNAGHFDNEISKKDLNEISVSKEPVRDFIDCYTLKDGRKLYLIGEGRLMNLAAGQGHPAEIMDTSFSTQAMAIVYMVENHDKLSNQVIPVPDEIDNELARIKLRTLGIEIDSFTEEQYNYIHSWQEGT; encoded by the coding sequence ATGGACGAACTCGTAAAGAAAGGAAGTCTCAGGCTCCACTGGGCCTACGAGCACATGCCCGTGATCCAGGAGATCGATAAAAAATTCCGCAAGGAACAGCCCCTTGCCGGCCTCAAGATCGGAATGGCCCTCCACACCGAGGCCAAGACCGGAATGCTTGCCGTCACCCTCGCCAACGCGGGCGCGGAGATCAGGCTCGCAAGCTGCAACCCCCTGTCCACCGACGACTCGGTCGCTGCCGCCCTCCGCGAGGAGTTCGGACTCAAGGTCTACGCCAAGAAGTTCGAGAGCGACGAGGAGTACTACGCCAACCTCAACAGCGTCCTCGACATGAAGCCAGACTTCGTCATCGACGACGGTGCGGACCTCATCACCATGGCGCACACCTCCCGCAGGGATGCCCTCTCCAACATCAAGGGAGGGAACGAGGAGACCACCACCGGCATCGTCAGACTCAAAGCCATGGCTGCCGACAAAAAGCTCGAGTTCCCCGTCATGGACGTCAACGACTCCAAGATGAAGTACCTCTTCGACAACCGCTACGGGACCGGGCAGTCCGTCTTCGACGGATGGATGAACGCCACCAACCTCATCGTCGCGGGAAAGAACGTCGTAGTCGCCGGCTACGGATGGTGCGGGAAGGGAGTCGCCATGAGGTCCAAGGGTCTCGGAGCCCTCGTCACCGTCACCGAGGTCGACCCCGTCAAGGCGATCGAGGCGAGGATGGACGGTTTCGAGGTCAAACCCATGAGGGAGGCCGTCAGGAACGCCGACATCGTCCTTACCGTCACCGGATGCAAGGACATCGTCACCAAGGAGGACTTCCTCAACATGAAGGACGGATGCGTCATGGGCAATGCCGGACACTTCGACAACGAGATCTCCAAGAAGGATCTCAACGAGATCTCCGTCTCCAAGGAGCCCGTCAGGGACTTCATCGACTGCTACACCCTCAAAGACGGCAGGAAGCTGTACCTCATCGGAGAGGGAAGGCTGATGAACCTCGCCGCAGGACAGGGACACCCCGCCGAGATCATGGACACCAGCTTCTCCACCCAGGCGATGGCCATCGTCTACATGGTCGAGAACCACGACAAGCTGTCCAACCAGGTCATCCCCGTCCCCGACGAGATCGACAACGAGCTCGCCAGAATCAAGCTGAGGACCCTCGGCATCGAGATCGATTCCTTCACCGAGGAGCAGTACAACTACATCCACAGCTGGCAGGAAGGAACCTGA